From the Aquitalea magnusonii genome, one window contains:
- a CDS encoding arginyltransferase, translating to MSHRDAPSAVAIHFYATAPYPCSYLDDRQARSQVAIPAEAIDAAVYSQLVKLGFRRSGLYTYRPYCDSCQACVPVRLPVAEFVPNRSQRRGWRRLQQMDVRLLPLEFRDDHYQLYHRYQQSRHAGGGMAEDNVQQYSEFILKSGVESVLAEFRLAGELKMVSLIDRLSDGLSAVYTFYAPEDTKAGYGVFNVLWQVELARTWGLPYLYLGYWIADCRKMAYKSQYRPLECLHDGRWVRMPPTA from the coding sequence ATGAGCCATCGTGATGCCCCATCGGCGGTTGCCATCCATTTTTATGCAACCGCACCGTACCCTTGCAGCTATCTGGACGATCGCCAGGCGCGGTCGCAGGTAGCCATTCCTGCCGAAGCCATCGACGCCGCCGTGTATAGCCAGTTGGTGAAGCTGGGTTTTCGCCGTAGCGGCCTGTATACCTATCGACCGTATTGCGACAGTTGCCAGGCTTGCGTGCCGGTGAGGCTGCCGGTGGCGGAGTTTGTGCCCAACCGCAGCCAGCGTCGCGGCTGGAGGCGTCTGCAGCAGATGGATGTCAGGCTGTTGCCGCTGGAGTTCCGTGACGATCATTACCAGCTCTATCACCGTTATCAGCAATCACGCCATGCTGGAGGCGGCATGGCCGAGGACAATGTGCAGCAGTATTCGGAGTTCATCCTGAAAAGCGGTGTCGAGAGTGTGCTGGCGGAGTTCCGGCTGGCAGGAGAGCTGAAAATGGTCAGCCTGATCGACCGTCTGTCGGATGGACTGTCGGCGGTGTATACCTTTTACGCGCCGGAAGATACCAAGGCGGGCTATGGCGTGTTCAATGTGCTGTGGCAGGTGGAACTGGCGCGGACATGGGGCTTGCCCTATCTGTACCTGGGCTACTGGATTGCCGATTGTCGCAAGATGGCCTACAAGTCGCAGTACCGTCCGCTGGAGTGCCTGCATGATGGGCGCTGGGTAAGGATGCCGCCAACGGCCTGA
- the motD gene encoding flagellar motor protein MotD, producing the protein MARRRRRQEEEHENHERWLVSYSDFITLLFAFFVVMYAISSVNEGKYRVLSSAIVDAFRSGSAINIQTTPPTGGANTMIEIPDTKPIAKAVKGDHHIDPASKQGSLAADMAKVMDPLVKGGQVNITQSPKGITVDIRDTALFPVGQATPNDQSRQIMSSMAALLSKVDNQIRVEGFTDNVPIKTSTYPSNWELSAARAGSVVRLFQENGISPARLVAVGRGENLPVADNATPDGRATNRRVSITVLAEDQNEAEVLPSRSSTSAASAPAAVPVGK; encoded by the coding sequence ATGGCACGCAGAAGACGTCGGCAGGAAGAAGAACACGAGAACCACGAACGCTGGCTGGTTTCCTATTCCGACTTCATCACCCTGCTGTTTGCCTTTTTCGTGGTGATGTATGCCATTTCCTCGGTCAACGAAGGCAAATACCGGGTGTTGTCCTCCGCCATCGTCGATGCTTTCCGTAGTGGTTCTGCCATCAATATCCAGACCACCCCGCCCACCGGCGGAGCCAACACCATGATAGAGATTCCCGACACCAAGCCGATTGCCAAGGCGGTAAAGGGTGATCACCACATCGACCCGGCTTCCAAGCAGGGTTCACTGGCCGCCGACATGGCCAAGGTGATGGACCCGCTGGTCAAGGGCGGCCAGGTCAACATCACGCAAAGCCCCAAGGGCATTACCGTGGACATCCGCGACACCGCCCTCTTTCCGGTAGGCCAGGCAACACCCAACGACCAGTCACGTCAGATCATGTCCAGCATGGCTGCCCTGCTGTCCAAGGTGGACAACCAGATCCGGGTGGAAGGCTTTACCGACAACGTGCCGATCAAGACCTCCACCTATCCCTCCAACTGGGAGCTGTCCGCCGCACGGGCCGGCAGCGTGGTGCGGCTGTTCCAGGAAAACGGCATCAGCCCGGCACGGCTGGTTGCCGTGGGGCGTGGCGAAAATCTGCCGGTGGCCGACAATGCCACTCCGGACGGCCGCGCCACCAACCGCCGCGTCTCCATCACCGTGCTGGCTGAAGACCAGAACGAAGCCGAAGTGCTGCCATCGCGATCTTCCACCAGCGCGGCATCCGCGCCTGCCGCGGTGCCGGTGGGCAAGTAG
- a CDS encoding quinone-dependent dihydroorotate dehydrogenase: MLYPLLRPLLFRFDAETAHEHTLHLLDKAHQLRLLSLAAPAATRAPVKAMGLTFPNAVGLAAGLDKNGDHIDALAALGFGFLEIGTITPRPQDGNPKPRLFRVPEHQGIINRMGFNNRGVDVLLDNVRNCHFNGVLGINIGKNAVTPIENAVDDYLICLDKVYAYASYITVNISSPNTKNLRQLQQGDELSRLLTALKTRQQQLADQHGRYVPLAVKIAPDLDDEQIADIARLLTVNKIDGVIATNTTLSRVEIAGHPLQDEAGGLSGAPVRERSTALIRKLARELDGSLPIIGVGGIFSGADAVEKLQAGAALVQLYSGLIYQGPPLISQCSQAIARHLQQQSRN, from the coding sequence ATGCTCTACCCCCTTCTGCGCCCTCTGCTGTTCAGATTTGACGCAGAAACCGCCCACGAACATACCCTGCACCTGCTGGACAAGGCACACCAGTTGCGCCTGCTGTCCCTGGCAGCCCCCGCGGCCACGCGTGCGCCAGTCAAGGCCATGGGCCTGACCTTTCCCAATGCGGTAGGCCTGGCGGCAGGGCTGGACAAGAACGGTGATCATATCGATGCACTGGCGGCACTGGGTTTCGGTTTTCTGGAAATCGGCACCATCACGCCACGCCCGCAAGATGGCAACCCCAAACCGCGCCTGTTCCGCGTACCGGAGCATCAGGGCATCATCAACCGCATGGGCTTCAACAACCGTGGTGTCGATGTGCTGCTGGACAATGTGCGCAATTGCCACTTCAACGGCGTATTGGGCATCAATATCGGCAAGAATGCGGTCACTCCCATCGAAAATGCCGTGGATGACTACCTGATCTGCCTGGACAAGGTATATGCCTATGCCAGCTATATCACGGTCAACATCTCCTCGCCCAACACCAAGAATCTGCGTCAGTTGCAACAGGGCGATGAACTATCCCGCCTGCTGACTGCTCTCAAAACCCGTCAGCAGCAATTAGCCGACCAGCATGGCCGCTACGTGCCGCTGGCAGTCAAGATTGCGCCCGACCTGGACGACGAACAGATTGCCGACATTGCCCGCTTGCTGACTGTCAACAAGATTGATGGTGTGATTGCCACCAATACCACCTTGTCGCGCGTGGAGATTGCCGGCCATCCCTTGCAAGACGAGGCCGGGGGCCTGTCTGGCGCGCCGGTACGTGAGCGCTCGACAGCACTGATTCGCAAGCTGGCACGCGAACTGGACGGCAGCCTGCCCATCATTGGCGTAGGCGGTATTTTCAGTGGCGCGGATGCCGTGGAAAAACTGCAAGCTGGTGCTGCGCTGGTGCAACTGTACAGCGGCCTGATCTATCAGGGTCCGCCACTGATTTCCCAGTGCAGCCAGGCCATTGCGCGGCATTTGCAGCAACAATCCCGAAACTGA
- the aat gene encoding leucyl/phenylalanyl-tRNA--protein transferase codes for MIPWLGQELVFPPVRTALAEPDGLLAAGGDLSPARLLLGYSQGIFPWFSEGEPILWWSPARRMVLFPEQLHVRRSLDKVLRNRSYRVTIDTAFAQVIAACAAPRPGAAGTWIIPPMVDAYCRLHALGAAHSFEVWMDGELAGGLYGVALGRMFYGESMFSHRTDASKIAFVHMARHLGQHGVRMIDCQMHTRHLESLGARLIPRSLFLAKLKQSTLEPQADSMWTYHFDNEPS; via the coding sequence ATGATTCCCTGGCTTGGCCAAGAACTGGTGTTTCCTCCGGTTCGTACCGCACTGGCCGAGCCGGATGGCCTGCTGGCCGCCGGCGGGGACTTGTCTCCAGCCCGGCTGCTACTGGGCTACTCCCAGGGCATCTTCCCATGGTTTTCCGAGGGAGAGCCCATCTTGTGGTGGTCGCCAGCCCGCCGCATGGTGCTGTTTCCCGAGCAACTGCACGTCAGGCGTTCGCTGGACAAGGTGCTGCGTAATCGTTCCTACCGTGTAACTATTGATACCGCCTTTGCGCAGGTGATTGCGGCCTGTGCCGCACCCCGCCCCGGTGCTGCCGGAACCTGGATCATCCCGCCCATGGTGGATGCCTACTGCCGGCTGCATGCTCTTGGTGCCGCCCACTCCTTTGAAGTGTGGATGGATGGTGAGCTTGCCGGTGGTTTGTATGGTGTCGCACTAGGCCGGATGTTTTACGGCGAATCGATGTTTTCTCACCGTACTGATGCCTCCAAGATTGCCTTTGTCCACATGGCCCGCCACCTGGGGCAGCATGGTGTCCGGATGATCGATTGCCAGATGCACACCCGGCATCTGGAAAGTCTGGGGGCAAGGCTGATTCCAAGAAGCCTTTTTCTTGCTAAGCTGAAGCAAAGTACGCTTGAACCCCAGGCGGACAGCATGTGGACCTATCACTTCGACAATGAGCCATCGTGA
- a CDS encoding glycine zipper 2TM domain-containing protein, producing MFYKMTRLALLGSLSLGLLAGCATSDSAAVYSQGQMRRAQTVELGTVVSVSNVKMEGKNNELLTLGGAALGGLAGSELGGGRGSIAGGIVGALAGGFGTQAAQRSLGTKNALEVTVKLDGSGRMISIVQDADIPLAAGQRVRVLTGSGDDRVVPF from the coding sequence ATGTTTTACAAGATGACCCGCCTGGCCTTGCTGGGCAGCCTTTCACTCGGCCTGCTGGCCGGCTGCGCCACCTCGGACTCGGCTGCAGTCTATTCGCAAGGCCAGATGCGCCGCGCACAAACCGTTGAACTCGGCACCGTGGTATCGGTGAGCAACGTGAAGATGGAAGGCAAGAACAACGAACTGCTGACGCTGGGCGGTGCCGCCTTGGGCGGACTGGCTGGCAGTGAGCTGGGTGGTGGCCGCGGTTCGATTGCCGGCGGCATTGTCGGCGCACTGGCCGGCGGCTTTGGCACCCAGGCCGCCCAGCGTAGCCTGGGCACCAAGAACGCACTGGAAGTGACCGTCAAGCTGGATGGCAGTGGCCGCATGATTTCCATCGTGCAGGATGCCGACATCCCGCTGGCCGCCGGCCAGCGCGTGCGGGTACTGACCGGCAGTGGCGACGATCGCGTAGTCCCCTTCTGA
- a CDS encoding Rieske (2Fe-2S) protein: MAADTARLICDSAALLDSGRAVRFEVPGPDGQPQAAIALRYQGRVYGYLNACRHIPIELDLQDGNVFDLSGQYLVCSMHGALYLPANGRCVGGPCRGQSLQALPLMEAEGKVWLNVMPD, encoded by the coding sequence ATGGCTGCTGACACGGCTAGACTGATCTGCGACAGCGCGGCCCTGCTCGATAGCGGCCGCGCGGTGCGCTTTGAAGTGCCTGGCCCGGATGGCCAGCCGCAAGCTGCCATCGCCCTGCGCTATCAGGGCCGGGTGTACGGCTATCTGAACGCCTGCCGCCACATTCCCATCGAGCTGGATTTGCAGGATGGCAATGTATTTGATCTGTCCGGCCAGTACCTGGTGTGCAGCATGCATGGCGCACTGTATTTGCCGGCAAATGGCCGCTGCGTGGGCGGCCCTTGCCGCGGGCAAAGCCTGCAGGCGCTGCCGCTGATGGAGGCGGAGGGCAAGGTATGGCTGAATGTCATGCCTGACTGA
- a CDS encoding S49 family peptidase, producing the protein MNDTPNWERQLVEKLAMAAVVEQRRARRWKIFFRLVWLGIIAALLATIFLRNDDKSTEALTGSGHTAVISLDGVIDSENNTAEKLSAALEDAYGDRGTRGIIIEANSPGGSPVLSGMAYDEIRRQKKLHPSIPVYVTVQEVCASGCYYIAAAADKIFVDKASIIGSIGVLSDGFGFTGLMDKLGVERRLKTAGENKAMGDPFSPVNPKQDAIRQQLLDDIHQQFIKAVKDGRGSRLKSDPQLFSGMVWIGEKGIPLGLADGLGNTRSVARDVIKAEKTVDYTQQDDLSSRVARKIGVEFAGGVRSLFNTRLF; encoded by the coding sequence ATGAACGACACTCCGAACTGGGAACGCCAGCTAGTGGAAAAACTGGCCATGGCCGCCGTGGTGGAACAACGCCGCGCCCGACGCTGGAAAATCTTTTTCCGCCTGGTGTGGCTGGGCATCATCGCTGCACTACTGGCCACCATCTTCCTGCGTAATGATGACAAATCGACCGAGGCCCTCACCGGCAGCGGCCACACTGCCGTCATCAGCCTGGATGGCGTGATCGACAGCGAAAACAATACCGCCGAAAAACTGAGCGCCGCACTGGAAGACGCCTACGGAGACCGCGGCACGCGCGGCATCATCATCGAGGCCAACAGCCCTGGCGGCAGCCCGGTGCTGTCCGGCATGGCCTATGATGAAATCCGCCGCCAGAAGAAGCTGCACCCCAGCATCCCGGTGTATGTCACGGTGCAGGAAGTGTGCGCCTCCGGTTGCTATTACATTGCCGCCGCTGCCGACAAGATTTTTGTCGACAAGGCCAGCATCATCGGCTCCATCGGCGTACTGTCGGACGGCTTTGGCTTTACCGGGCTGATGGACAAGCTGGGCGTGGAGCGCCGCCTGAAGACAGCAGGTGAAAACAAGGCCATGGGCGACCCCTTCTCCCCGGTCAATCCCAAGCAGGATGCCATCCGCCAGCAATTGCTGGATGACATCCACCAGCAGTTCATCAAGGCGGTGAAGGATGGCCGCGGCAGCCGGCTCAAGAGTGATCCGCAGCTTTTTTCCGGCATGGTGTGGATTGGCGAGAAGGGCATTCCGCTGGGACTGGCCGACGGCCTGGGTAATACCCGCTCGGTTGCGCGCGACGTGATCAAGGCAGAAAAAACCGTGGATTACACTCAACAGGATGACCTGTCCAGCCGCGTGGCACGCAAGATTGGCGTGGAGTTTGCCGGCGGCGTACGCAGCCTGTTCAACACCCGCCTGTTCTGA
- a CDS encoding RluA family pseudouridine synthase: protein MTDIRKDSVTFLDVDEGDSGQRLDNFLVRILKGVPKSHIYRILRSGEVRVNKGRIDAAYRIQAGDSIRIPPIRLAERPVNDVPPGSFPVVYEDTALLVIDKPAGVAVHGGSGVSFGVIEQLRKAHPDWKYLELVHRLDRETSGLLMLAKKRSALVKLHDMMRANVPDKRYLALGIGQWDPSKKAVKLPLFKFHTADGERRVKVAEGDDGQFAHTNFSIVERFADFTLVEAHLRTGRTHQIRVHMQASGCPIAGDEKYGDFALNKELARSGLKRMFLHARSLTLPHPLTGEPLKLEAPLPAELEGFLQKLRR from the coding sequence ATGACTGACATTCGCAAAGACTCCGTCACGTTTCTTGACGTGGACGAGGGAGATTCCGGCCAGCGGCTGGACAACTTTCTGGTACGCATTCTCAAAGGCGTGCCAAAAAGCCATATTTACCGCATTCTGCGCTCGGGCGAAGTCCGGGTGAACAAAGGCCGTATCGACGCTGCTTACCGCATCCAGGCGGGCGATTCGATCCGCATTCCACCCATCCGCCTGGCCGAGCGCCCGGTCAATGATGTGCCGCCGGGCAGTTTTCCGGTGGTATACGAAGACACGGCCCTGCTGGTGATCGACAAGCCGGCCGGCGTGGCGGTACACGGCGGCAGCGGCGTGTCCTTTGGTGTGATCGAACAATTGCGCAAGGCGCATCCGGACTGGAAATACCTGGAGCTGGTACACCGGCTGGACCGCGAAACCTCCGGCCTGCTGATGCTGGCCAAGAAACGCTCGGCGCTGGTGAAGCTGCACGACATGATGCGCGCGAACGTGCCGGACAAACGCTATCTGGCTCTGGGCATCGGCCAATGGGACCCCAGCAAGAAAGCGGTCAAGCTGCCCTTGTTCAAGTTCCACACCGCCGACGGCGAACGTCGCGTCAAGGTGGCCGAAGGCGACGACGGCCAGTTTGCCCACACCAATTTCAGCATTGTGGAACGCTTTGCCGACTTCACCCTGGTGGAAGCCCATTTGCGTACCGGTCGCACCCACCAGATCCGCGTACACATGCAAGCCAGTGGCTGTCCGATTGCCGGTGATGAAAAATACGGCGACTTTGCGCTTAACAAGGAACTGGCGCGCAGCGGCCTCAAGCGCATGTTCCTGCACGCGCGCAGCCTGACCCTGCCCCACCCGCTGACCGGCGAGCCACTCAAACTGGAAGCCCCCTTGCCTGCCGAACTGGAAGGCTTTTTGCAGAAACTGAGGCGCTGA
- a CDS encoding malonic semialdehyde reductase has translation MSTPLPAAALAQLFHDARTHSHWQQREVSDETLQQLFELLKLCPTSANASPARFVFLKSSAAKEQLRPFLMEGNVDKTLSAPVCVIVAQDMQFYEHLPRLYPHADAKSWFEGNAAAIESTAARNSSLQGAYLIMAARSLGLDCGPMSGFDNAGVDQAFFPDGRFKSNFLINLGYGEAGKLHPRAPRFDFADVCQIL, from the coding sequence ATGAGCACTCCGCTTCCAGCAGCCGCCCTGGCGCAGCTATTTCACGATGCCCGCACTCACAGCCACTGGCAGCAGCGGGAGGTCAGCGATGAAACGCTGCAACAATTGTTTGAGCTGCTCAAGCTTTGCCCCACCAGCGCCAATGCCTCGCCAGCACGCTTTGTCTTCCTCAAAAGCAGCGCTGCCAAGGAACAACTGCGCCCCTTCTTGATGGAAGGCAATGTGGACAAAACACTTAGCGCACCGGTGTGCGTGATCGTGGCCCAAGACATGCAGTTTTACGAACATCTGCCGCGCCTGTACCCGCATGCCGATGCCAAGAGCTGGTTTGAAGGCAATGCCGCAGCGATAGAATCCACCGCGGCACGCAACAGCAGCCTGCAAGGCGCTTACCTGATCATGGCTGCGCGCTCGCTGGGACTGGACTGCGGCCCGATGTCCGGCTTTGACAATGCCGGCGTGGATCAGGCCTTTTTCCCGGATGGACGGTTCAAATCCAACTTCCTGATCAATCTGGGCTATGGCGAAGCCGGCAAGCTGCACCCGCGCGCGCCGCGCTTTGATTTCGCCGACGTCTGCCAGATCCTCTGA
- a CDS encoding HAD-IA family hydrolase — protein sequence MARVYDLLVFDWDGTLMDSTAHITHSIQNACRELGLPVPDRQAASHVIGLRLDQALHMACPGLDDSQHKALTESFIRHYRSSDDGVTLFDGVREGLHALRERGVFIAVATGNSRVGLNRLLAETGLGPLFDATRTVDECHSKPHPAMLQEISDELGVELARTVMIGDTSHDLNMALNARAHGVGVSYGAHDVKLLQDCQPQTIVHSFAELQQWLLTRLD from the coding sequence ATGGCACGTGTTTACGACCTGCTGGTATTCGACTGGGACGGTACGCTGATGGACTCCACCGCGCATATCACCCACTCCATCCAGAATGCCTGCCGCGAACTGGGCCTGCCGGTGCCAGACCGCCAGGCCGCCAGTCATGTGATCGGCCTGCGGCTGGATCAGGCGCTGCACATGGCCTGCCCCGGCCTTGACGACAGCCAGCACAAAGCCCTCACCGAGAGCTTCATCCGCCATTACCGCAGCAGTGACGATGGCGTGACATTGTTTGATGGTGTGCGCGAAGGCCTGCACGCCTTGCGCGAACGCGGCGTGTTCATCGCGGTGGCCACCGGCAACAGCCGGGTGGGCCTCAATCGCCTGCTGGCGGAAACCGGCCTGGGGCCTTTGTTTGATGCCACCCGCACCGTGGACGAATGCCACTCCAAACCGCATCCGGCCATGCTGCAGGAAATCAGCGACGAGTTGGGCGTGGAACTGGCGCGCACCGTGATGATTGGCGACACCAGCCACGACCTGAACATGGCACTGAATGCGCGGGCCCATGGCGTGGGGGTAAGTTACGGCGCCCACGACGTGAAGCTGCTGCAGGACTGCCAGCCGCAAACCATCGTTCACAGTTTTGCGGAGTTGCAGCAATGGCTGCTGACACGGCTAGACTGA
- a CDS encoding Rne/Rng family ribonuclease yields the protein MKRMLFNATQAEELRVAIVDGQKLVDLDIETVGKEQRKGNIYKGIITRIEPSLEACFVDYGTERHGFLPFKEVSRSYFQGYDGGRPRIQDVLREGMEVVVQVEKDERGNKGAALTTYISLAGRYLVLMPNNPRGGGVSRRIEGEERQELKDLLSQLEVPNGMSLIARTAGIGRNLEELQWDMGYLMQLWRAIEGAAGSQSAPFLILQEGSLVIRAIRDYYHPDIGEILIDTDEIYEQARQFMSHVMPNMVHRVKLYKDHVPLFSRFQIEHQIETAFSRSVQLPSGGAIVIDHTEALVSIDVNSARSTKGADIEETALRTNVEAAEEIARQLRLRDLGGLIVIDFIDMENPKNQREVENKLRDVLKHDRARVQMGKLSRFGLLELSRQRLQPSLGETSHEPCPRCHGIGFIRGTESSALHILRIIQEEAMKENTGAVHAQVPVDVATFLLNEKRAEIHSIEERLDVDVVLIPNIHLETPHYKIARIRHDDLAELGDGPSYLRVEVQEEDIITNFGQEKPKAERQEAAVKGITPQQPAPVSSQPVAAAAPVVAEQGVVSRFFGWVKSLFAEPEAAPQENEKKKPAAAGQREGQRNGNRQRNNERRPGSQARRDHNERRHGEEAGKRPTEARADGERQDGRRQSSRDRGDRQERPERVERPERAERTERAERPERAERSEQPQREPRQRREREPRENREAREQNARPQTEERSEQAAPQAAEKPSRRRQQAERNEADKPQAAAQEELNLNSAEGVEAAAESAEQQERGERGRRRRGRRDRRRDNVEGDNTAQVAETAAGDVTAEVAAVAGVAAAAAVAVAADAVAQPAAEVIAQPAAEAAVAVDVVEVAVAPAEVAQEVVAPVAAPVETLAVEAAPVEVAPEPAAQAEQVVVAEVAAPAAVVVTEAAVAVETVEVAEVAAPLEQISTVVETKVAQAEVAIAAEAAPAEQPAAAQVAEVAVSEPVAVAPVVVETAAAAQPKLEAELPADLGGLVMVATKAVSDVVVPQVEVPTGPRRRDVVRQAAEQPVAIELKQVETRNS from the coding sequence ATGAAACGCATGTTGTTTAATGCAACGCAGGCCGAAGAGCTGCGCGTTGCCATCGTTGACGGGCAAAAGCTCGTTGACCTCGATATCGAAACCGTTGGCAAGGAACAACGTAAAGGGAACATCTACAAGGGCATCATCACCCGCATCGAGCCCTCCCTTGAAGCCTGCTTTGTCGATTACGGTACCGAACGTCACGGCTTCCTGCCGTTCAAGGAAGTCTCCCGTTCTTATTTCCAGGGCTATGACGGTGGCCGTCCGCGTATTCAGGACGTGCTGCGTGAAGGCATGGAAGTGGTTGTCCAGGTGGAAAAGGACGAGCGTGGCAACAAGGGCGCAGCCCTCACCACCTATATCAGCCTGGCTGGCCGCTATCTGGTCCTGATGCCGAATAACCCGCGTGGTGGTGGCGTATCGCGCCGCATCGAGGGTGAAGAACGTCAGGAACTGAAAGACCTGCTCTCCCAGCTGGAAGTCCCCAATGGCATGAGCCTGATTGCCCGTACCGCCGGTATCGGCCGCAATCTGGAAGAACTGCAATGGGACATGGGTTACCTGATGCAGCTGTGGCGTGCCATTGAAGGCGCGGCCGGCTCGCAAAGCGCGCCTTTCCTGATTCTGCAGGAAGGCAGCCTGGTGATTCGCGCCATCCGTGACTACTACCATCCGGACATCGGCGAAATCCTGATCGACACCGACGAAATCTACGAACAGGCCCGCCAGTTCATGAGCCACGTGATGCCCAACATGGTGCATCGCGTGAAGCTGTACAAGGATCACGTACCGCTGTTCTCCCGCTTCCAGATCGAACACCAGATCGAAACCGCCTTCTCGCGCAGCGTGCAGCTGCCGTCCGGTGGTGCCATCGTGATCGACCACACCGAGGCACTGGTCTCCATCGACGTCAACTCCGCCCGCTCCACCAAGGGTGCCGACATCGAGGAAACCGCACTGCGCACCAACGTTGAAGCCGCCGAAGAAATCGCCCGCCAGCTGCGTCTGCGCGACCTGGGCGGTCTGATCGTGATCGACTTCATCGACATGGAAAACCCGAAAAACCAGCGCGAAGTGGAAAACAAGCTGCGCGATGTGCTGAAGCACGACCGCGCCCGCGTGCAAATGGGCAAGCTGTCCCGCTTTGGCCTGCTGGAACTGTCACGTCAGCGTCTGCAGCCGTCGCTGGGCGAAACCAGCCACGAGCCTTGCCCGCGCTGCCATGGCATCGGCTTCATCCGTGGTACCGAATCCTCCGCCCTGCACATCCTGCGCATCATCCAGGAAGAGGCGATGAAGGAAAACACCGGTGCAGTACACGCACAAGTGCCGGTTGACGTCGCCACCTTCCTGCTGAACGAAAAGCGTGCCGAAATCCACTCCATCGAAGAGCGTCTGGACGTGGATGTGGTGCTGATTCCGAACATCCATCTGGAAACCCCGCATTACAAGATCGCCCGTATCCGTCACGACGATCTGGCCGAACTGGGCGATGGCCCGAGCTATCTGCGCGTGGAAGTGCAGGAAGAAGACATCATCACCAACTTTGGTCAGGAAAAGCCGAAGGCCGAGCGTCAGGAAGCCGCAGTCAAGGGCATTACCCCGCAACAGCCGGCCCCGGTATCCTCCCAGCCCGTTGCCGCCGCTGCACCGGTGGTGGCCGAGCAGGGCGTGGTCAGCCGTTTCTTCGGCTGGGTGAAGAGCCTGTTTGCCGAGCCGGAAGCTGCTCCGCAGGAAAACGAGAAGAAAAAACCGGCCGCTGCCGGCCAGCGCGAAGGTCAGCGCAATGGCAACCGTCAGCGTAATAACGAGCGTCGTCCGGGCAGCCAGGCGCGTCGTGATCACAATGAACGTCGTCATGGCGAAGAAGCCGGCAAGCGTCCGACCGAAGCCCGTGCCGATGGCGAGCGTCAGGATGGCCGTCGTCAGTCCTCCCGTGACCGTGGCGATCGTCAAGAGCGTCCGGAACGCGTAGAACGCCCGGAACGTGCCGAGCGTACCGAACGCGCAGAGCGTCCGGAACGTGCCGAGCGCAGCGAACAGCCGCAACGCGAACCGCGTCAGCGTCGTGAACGCGAGCCGCGTGAAAACCGCGAAGCGCGTGAACAGAATGCCCGCCCGCAAACTGAAGAGCGTAGCGAACAAGCTGCACCGCAGGCGGCCGAGAAGCCGTCCCGTCGTCGCCAGCAGGCCGAGCGCAACGAAGCTGACAAGCCGCAGGCTGCCGCGCAGGAAGAACTGAACCTGAACAGCGCTGAAGGTGTGGAAGCTGCCGCCGAGTCTGCCGAGCAACAAGAGCGTGGCGAACGTGGTCGTCGTCGTCGTGGCCGTCGTGACCGTCGCCGTGACAATGTCGAAGGCGATAACACTGCTCAGGTGGCAGAAACTGCTGCTGGCGATGTGACTGCCGAAGTGGCGGCGGTTGCTGGCGTGGCTGCCGCTGCTGCGGTTGCGGTAGCTGCCGACGCTGTCGCCCAGCCGGCTGCCGAAGTGATCGCCCAGCCGGCAGCAGAAGCTGCCGTTGCAGTGGACGTGGTGGAAGTTGCCGTGGCTCCGGCCGAGGTAGCGCAAGAAGTTGTTGCCCCGGTGGCGGCACCGGTCGAGACCCTTGCTGTTGAAGCCGCCCCGGTTGAAGTTGCACCCGAACCGGCTGCGCAGGCAGAACAAGTGGTGGTGGCCGAGGTGGCTGCGCCTGCTGCAGTTGTCGTTACCGAAGCTGCTGTGGCTGTCGAGACTGTGGAAGTTGCCGAAGTGGCTGCCCCGCTGGAGCAGATCAGCACCGTGGTTGAAACCAAGGTGGCGCAGGCTGAGGTGGCCATTGCCGCCGAAGCGGCACCTGCCGAACAGCCTGCTGCTGCCCAAGTTGCAGAAGTTGCCGTGAGCGAGCCTGTGGCCGTGGCACCGGTGGTGGTGGAAACTGCGGCAGCAGCCCAGCCCAAGCTGGAAGCCGAGTTGCCGGCGGATCTGGGCGGCCTGGTGATGGTTGCCACCAAGGCGGTATCCGACGTGGTGGTGCCACAAGTGGAAGTGCCGACTGGTCCGCGTCGCCGCGATGTGGTGCGTCAGGCAGCAGAGCAGCCGGTGGCGATTGAACTCAAGCAGGTGGAAACCCGCAATAGCTGA